The window CAAATGGATATTCATTTTTGTCTGCAGATATGTCATTTCTCCAAATATCAACAGCTCCAGGAATATGTCCAACCATGAATTCAGCACTTCTTCTTACGTCAAATACTACAACATTTTTGTTACTCTCCATAATTTTTTTTGCTTTTTCAGGACTTACTAAGGCTTCTGGATTGGCGTATTGAGAATAATCTTTTGCCATTGCTACAGATACAATAAATAATCCCATCAAAAATACAACAAGTTTTTTCACTTTAAAAATTCCTCCCCTAATTTCAAAATTAAAAGACACTTTTTACAGAGTGTTTTTGTACTACGGATTATATTGTTCTTTACCGCTTTTGTCAATTAAAAAGTTGCATTTACTTTGACATAAAAAAAGAGCTCCCCAAAATAGAGCTCTAAATAAATTAAATTTCATGATATGAATATGAAAGTTTACATAAAATTTAAAGACTTAACTACCCCTTAAATCTTTCTCTCATAATTTCAATATCTTCAAAAATAGCCTGGAGATCTTCTTCGTGTTCCTCTTCCTGTTCCAATATTTTAAGTGCCATGTTGTAAGTTACCATATCCTTATCCTTGGTAATATCCATTATATTTTTATAGACACTTATAGCACACTGCTCACCTTTTATATTTTGTTTTAATATCTCTTCTACATAGGGATCAGCTGGGGCGTCATAGCCACAGTGAGTTTTTTCTAGTATTTCTTCAAAAGAAATAGGTGGAGTACCTCCCAATTGCATTATTCTGTCACTGACCCACTGTGCATGAGTAAATTCTTCAGTTGCGTGTTGCAATAATTCTGTCACAGTAGCTTCTCTCATAGGCCCCTTTATAACTTGAGCCCCTATCCAATATTGGTAATATGCAAGCCATTCATCGGCATAGGCACTTTTTAATAATTTTAAAAGTTCATCTACATCTAAATCTATAATTTCTCTACTTCTTGTTCCCATTTAAATCTCCCCCTCTTATATTATATTTGTTGCTTTATATACATTACCACTCCAAGTTGAAGCTATAGCAGCGTAACTCCTATCATCAGAACCACTGCTCCAGTCAGATGCTCTTTTGGCATAACTTATACCGCTTTCTGCCAAAATATTCTTGCTCCAATTAGATGCTATACTTGAGTAATTTTTGCTACCATTAAATTTTATAGAATTCAAGTTACTTGTAAATAAAATACTCCCAATAAATACTAATATACCTGATACAATTAATATGCTCTTTATTCTCTCAACTGCTAACTTCATAATTCCCTCCTGATTTTTTTTATTTATGTATTTTAAGCCATGATTTCAGGCAAGTTATTTTCTAATTAATTTTTCTTTTTTTGCAGGCACTTTTTACAAATACCTTTGTAATATATATGCTGCTCGTCTATTTGAAAATTTCCAAGTGACTCTATTTCAGAAATTTTACTATCAATCTCAATATCATAAATTGTTTTGCATTTTTCACACTTAAAATGTCCGTGTGTGTTCATATGAGCATCATATCTTGTTTCATTTTCCTCGATTATAATAACATTAGCGATTTTCTTCTC is drawn from Ilyobacter polytropus DSM 2926 and contains these coding sequences:
- a CDS encoding ferritin-like domain-containing protein — protein: MGTRSREIIDLDVDELLKLLKSAYADEWLAYYQYWIGAQVIKGPMREATVTELLQHATEEFTHAQWVSDRIMQLGGTPPISFEEILEKTHCGYDAPADPYVEEILKQNIKGEQCAISVYKNIMDITKDKDMVTYNMALKILEQEEEHEEDLQAIFEDIEIMRERFKG
- a CDS encoding Fur family transcriptional regulator, whose product is MNDVIGHLKNNGVKPSFQRIKIFEYLVTKENHPTVEMIYKELVNEIPTLSKTTVYNTLNLFVEKKIANVIIIEENETRYDAHMNTHGHFKCEKCKTIYDIEIDSKISEIESLGNFQIDEQHIYYKGICKKCLQKKKN